A window of the Mucilaginibacter sp. cycad4 genome harbors these coding sequences:
- a CDS encoding YitT family protein, producing MKAINTIRDSANIGLGILSAAFGLKGFLLSSHFIDGGATGVSMLISDITSIPISVLIFVINVPFLWIGYRKLGLWFAIKSTAAIALLSLCLAVVQFPDVTHDKLLTAVFGGVFIGTGSGLAMRGGAVLDGTEIAAVLVSKKTQLLKVSDFILLLNVLIFGVAASVLGVEPAMYSILTYMAAAKMIDFLLNGIEQYSGVTVISTKSDAIRRAITVTLGRGVTIYQGKSGYGKDGHVNDPRDIVFTVATRLEIPSLKQTILRIDPKAFIVQQSIDDTTGGLLKRKKLH from the coding sequence ATGAAGGCAATCAACACTATCAGGGATTCAGCAAATATCGGACTCGGGATTTTATCAGCAGCTTTTGGCCTTAAAGGTTTTTTACTATCAAGCCATTTTATCGATGGCGGCGCCACCGGTGTTTCCATGCTGATATCTGATATAACCTCCATTCCCATCTCTGTTTTGATCTTTGTTATTAATGTACCTTTTTTGTGGATCGGTTACCGGAAACTCGGACTTTGGTTTGCTATAAAAAGTACCGCGGCTATTGCTTTGCTTTCATTATGTCTTGCAGTAGTTCAGTTTCCGGACGTTACCCACGATAAATTGCTTACAGCGGTATTTGGCGGTGTTTTCATTGGTACCGGTAGTGGGTTGGCCATGCGCGGCGGCGCTGTGCTCGACGGTACCGAAATAGCGGCAGTACTGGTAAGTAAAAAGACGCAGCTGCTTAAAGTGAGCGACTTTATTTTACTGCTTAACGTTTTGATATTTGGGGTGGCGGCATCGGTATTGGGTGTTGAACCGGCCATGTATTCCATATTAACCTATATGGCTGCCGCCAAAATGATTGACTTTTTGCTGAATGGTATCGAGCAATATTCGGGTGTCACTGTTATCTCAACCAAAAGCGATGCTATCAGACGCGCTATAACGGTTACCCTTGGCAGGGGTGTTACTATTTATCAGGGGAAAAGCGGTTATGGAAAAGACGGTCATGTGAACGATCCCCGTGATATTGTTTTCACTGTGGCTACCCGTTTGGAGATTCCTTCATTAAAGCAAACTATTTTACGGATAGATCCCAAAGCTTTTATTGTGCAGCAAAGTATTGATGATACTACCGGCGGCTTATTAAAGCGGAAGAAACTACATTAG
- a CDS encoding aspartate kinase: MLVFKFGGASVKDAAGVTNLANVVKQYTDKQLLIVVSAMGKTTNGLEKLTKAYMEQTNDMHEIFNEIKEYHYNILGGLFEPGHPVFDEVANTFVEIDWAIEDEPHDSYDFVYDQIVSIGELVSTRIVNAYLDKAGLKSKWLDVRGYVHTDNTYREGVVDWDKTKASISKDLPAMLEKGIVITQGFLGGTSENFTTTLGREGSDYTASIFAACLGAESVTTWKDVPGILNADPKYFTDTVKFDELSYTEAIEMTYYGASVIHPKTIKPLQNAKIPLLVKPFTDPSAPGTVIKEDGHNQFTRPVIILKQNQVLLSVSGKDYSFITEDHLSDVFRLFAQNNVKVNVMQTSALSFSVCFDLNEERFEKLLNGLKQDFKVKYNEGLTLITVRHDGINTIKELTEGKTILLEQISRNTIQVVVR; the protein is encoded by the coding sequence ATGCTTGTTTTTAAATTCGGAGGGGCATCGGTTAAAGATGCTGCGGGTGTTACCAACCTTGCTAATGTTGTAAAACAATATACTGATAAACAATTGCTCATCGTGGTATCGGCCATGGGCAAAACTACCAACGGGCTCGAAAAGCTTACCAAAGCCTATATGGAGCAAACCAATGATATGCATGAGATCTTTAACGAGATCAAGGAATATCATTACAATATCCTTGGCGGATTATTTGAACCCGGCCACCCGGTATTTGACGAAGTTGCCAATACTTTTGTAGAGATTGACTGGGCCATTGAGGACGAGCCGCACGATAGCTATGATTTTGTATATGATCAGATCGTTTCCATCGGCGAACTGGTTTCAACCCGAATAGTTAATGCCTATCTGGACAAGGCTGGCCTGAAAAGTAAATGGCTTGATGTACGCGGATATGTGCATACCGATAATACATACAGGGAAGGCGTAGTAGACTGGGACAAAACTAAAGCAAGTATCAGTAAAGATCTTCCGGCTATGCTCGAAAAAGGCATCGTAATAACCCAGGGCTTTTTAGGTGGCACATCCGAAAATTTCACTACTACACTTGGCCGCGAAGGATCGGATTATACCGCATCCATATTTGCAGCCTGTTTAGGTGCTGAATCGGTTACTACCTGGAAAGATGTTCCCGGCATCCTGAATGCCGATCCGAAATACTTTACCGATACCGTTAAATTTGATGAGCTCTCCTATACCGAAGCCATCGAAATGACTTATTACGGCGCCAGCGTCATCCACCCGAAAACTATCAAACCCTTACAAAATGCTAAAATACCACTGCTGGTAAAGCCCTTTACAGATCCATCTGCCCCCGGTACCGTAATTAAGGAGGATGGACATAATCAGTTTACCAGGCCGGTGATCATCCTGAAACAAAACCAGGTATTACTATCAGTGTCGGGTAAGGACTATTCATTTATTACGGAAGATCACCTGAGTGATGTGTTTCGCCTGTTTGCCCAGAACAATGTCAAGGTAAACGTAATGCAAACATCAGCATTAAGTTTTTCGGTTTGCTTTGATTTGAATGAGGAGCGTTTTGAAAAGCTGCTGAACGGCCTTAAACAGGATTTTAAGGTGAAGTATAATGAAGGGCTAACGCTTATCACTGTACGCCATGACGGGATAAATACCATTAAAGAGTTAACCGAAGGCAAAACTATTTTATTGGAGCAGATCAGCCGGAATACGATACAGGTGGTGGTGAGGTGA
- a CDS encoding DUF3298 domain-containing protein, with translation MKNLCLLFFMAMGLSSCQWGVPNKVAEKSFDTLHYAYKVIKARAADCGTKPDSACTVVKINYPVFDSAKTLNDTITRKLTAMFAMDGKPDTSLELMTKKFLKSYDDFKKGDPRSGMFFTLDDSVKVIHQDSSLTTLEVRGYSYMGGAHGGTSVSFINWDTKAGKNLRLDDIFATGYHDKLTAIAEKIFRKNEKLSDTASLKDNYFFKDDKFALNENFSITPLGIKFLYNQYEIKPYAAGITELFIPYAQIKSLVQPGSVVAQFIK, from the coding sequence ATGAAAAATCTGTGCCTGTTGTTTTTTATGGCGATGGGGTTATCATCGTGTCAGTGGGGCGTTCCTAATAAGGTTGCCGAGAAGTCATTTGATACCCTGCACTATGCCTATAAAGTAATAAAAGCCCGGGCGGCAGATTGCGGCACAAAGCCTGATAGCGCCTGTACCGTAGTGAAAATTAACTATCCGGTTTTTGACAGTGCCAAAACTTTAAATGATACTATAACCCGTAAGCTTACAGCGATGTTTGCTATGGATGGCAAACCCGACACCAGCCTGGAACTGATGACCAAAAAGTTCCTGAAATCATATGACGATTTTAAGAAGGGTGATCCGCGATCAGGAATGTTTTTCACACTGGATGATTCTGTTAAGGTGATCCACCAGGATTCGAGCTTAACAACGCTTGAAGTACGCGGTTATTCATATATGGGGGGCGCACATGGCGGCACATCTGTCAGCTTTATAAATTGGGATACAAAGGCGGGTAAAAACCTCAGACTTGATGATATATTTGCAACAGGCTATCACGATAAATTAACTGCCATTGCCGAAAAGATCTTCAGGAAGAATGAAAAGTTGAGCGACACAGCATCGCTAAAGGATAACTATTTTTTCAAGGATGATAAATTCGCCCTCAATGAAAACTTTTCTATTACACCCCTTGGGATCAAATTTCTGTATAACCAGTACGAGATAAAGCCTTACGCAGCGGGTATTACCGAACTGTTTATTCCCTACGCACAGATCAAATCATTAGTACAGCCGGGTTCGGTTGTAGCTCAATTCATCAAATAA
- a CDS encoding GNAT family N-acetyltransferase — translation MNNTENKIESQHPLQGAGGIIIREAIQADCPRLMELVHELALFEKAPEEVTVTLQHFEETGFGPNPVWKAFVAEVDGLVVGFALYYVRYSTWKGSRMYLEDLIVTEDMRGKKIGKLLFDRLIREAKEQGFSGMVWQVLDWNEPAINFYNKYGANIEAGWLNASLSKEQLLNY, via the coding sequence ATGAACAATACAGAAAATAAAATTGAAAGTCAGCACCCCCTTCAGGGGGCGGGGGGGATAATTATCAGGGAAGCTATTCAAGCCGATTGCCCCCGCCTAATGGAGCTGGTGCACGAATTGGCCCTATTTGAAAAAGCCCCGGAAGAGGTTACCGTAACCCTGCAGCATTTTGAAGAAACCGGGTTTGGCCCTAACCCGGTCTGGAAGGCTTTTGTTGCTGAAGTTGACGGCCTGGTTGTAGGTTTTGCTTTATACTATGTCCGCTATTCCACCTGGAAAGGCTCCCGCATGTACCTGGAAGACCTGATAGTAACCGAAGATATGCGCGGCAAAAAGATCGGCAAACTGCTTTTCGACAGGCTGATCCGGGAAGCTAAGGAGCAAGGTTTCAGCGGTATGGTTTGGCAGGTGCTCGACTGGAACGAACCGGCCATTAACTTTTACAATAAGTACGGCGCGAATATTGAGGCAGGCTGGCTGAATGCTTCGCTTTCAAAAGAGCAGTTGTTAAACTACTAA
- a CDS encoding YggS family pyridoxal phosphate-dependent enzyme → MSIADNIKSLKKETEADKVILLAVSKTKPASDVQEAYDAGQRLFGENIVQEMVEKYEQLPKDIEWHLIGHLQTNKVKYIAPFVSMIQSVDSLKLLHEINKHAEKAGRVIDCLLQIYIADEETKYGLGFDEAIELLRSEEFAIMKNIRIRGLMGIATNTDNEKQIKEEYYELNTFFEGIKLSYFRKEESFDILSMGMSSDYKLAIEQGSNMVRLGSTIFGGRVIKHWKNN, encoded by the coding sequence ATGAGCATTGCAGATAACATCAAAAGCTTAAAAAAGGAAACGGAAGCAGATAAGGTAATATTATTGGCAGTATCAAAAACAAAACCTGCCAGCGATGTACAGGAAGCTTATGATGCAGGACAGCGCCTGTTTGGCGAAAATATAGTGCAGGAGATGGTTGAAAAGTATGAGCAGCTGCCTAAAGATATTGAATGGCATTTGATTGGTCACCTGCAAACCAACAAGGTAAAATATATTGCGCCTTTCGTGAGCATGATCCAGTCTGTTGATAGCCTGAAGCTTTTGCATGAAATAAACAAGCATGCCGAAAAAGCCGGGCGGGTAATTGACTGCCTGCTGCAGATTTACATTGCCGACGAAGAAACCAAATACGGACTGGGCTTTGATGAAGCGATAGAATTGCTGCGCTCTGAAGAGTTTGCCATAATGAAAAACATCCGGATCCGCGGATTGATGGGCATTGCCACCAATACCGATAACGAAAAGCAGATCAAGGAAGAATATTACGAGCTGAATACCTTTTTTGAAGGTATAAAACTGAGCTATTTCAGGAAGGAAGAAAGTTTTGATATTTTGTCGATGGGCATGTCGTCGGATTATAAGCTGGCCATTGAGCAGGGCAGTAATATGGTAAGACTGGGCAGCACCATATTTGGCGGGAGGGTAATTAAGCACTGGAAGAATAACTAA
- a CDS encoding DUF4296 domain-containing protein gives MHKYITLFFSAALFLCACNGKSIPNDVLKPETMAAVLTEMHIIDGSLYNTMQAPDSLYKYGAGKYIAMFQRLHTDTAHFNRSMRYYATQPDKLLAIYDQVDIKIKSKTDSLAKVQTEQSKATRKLDSLKNLNIKTKIDSARKMHPHENPVARKADSLENLKTKLKPDSARRFHPRKSNRNRKADSLKNLKS, from the coding sequence ATGCATAAATATATAACCTTGTTTTTTTCTGCAGCACTTTTTTTATGTGCCTGCAATGGCAAAAGTATTCCCAACGATGTTCTTAAACCCGAAACTATGGCAGCGGTTTTAACCGAAATGCACATCATCGACGGCAGCTTATATAACACCATGCAGGCGCCCGATAGTTTGTATAAATACGGCGCGGGCAAATATATTGCCATGTTTCAACGCCTGCATACCGATACCGCGCATTTTAACCGCAGTATGCGGTACTACGCCACGCAGCCCGATAAGCTGCTGGCCATTTATGACCAGGTGGATATTAAAATTAAAAGCAAAACCGATTCGCTTGCCAAAGTACAAACAGAACAGAGCAAGGCTACGCGCAAGCTCGATTCGTTAAAAAACTTAAATATTAAAACTAAAATAGATTCGGCAAGGAAAATGCACCCGCATGAAAACCCGGTAGCCCGCAAAGCCGACTCATTGGAAAATTTAAAAACTAAACTAAAACCCGATTCGGCACGGAGGTTTCATCCCCGCAAAAGCAACAGAAACCGCAAAGCCGATTCGTTAAAAAACTTAAAGTCATAA
- a CDS encoding endonuclease MutS2, with amino-acid sequence MLYPQNSVDKLGFTEIKELIKAHCLSEMGQQMVDKIQVMSNYDQIHKFLNQANEFKNILVNDEALPIQHFFDIKSLANKARIEGVFLSEEEFYQVQASLNTVFAVIAYFNEREGLYPNLEALFEHLPIEKAILKKIDAVIDQKGKIRPNASRELMEITTGIAKAEQEARKKIDMVFKNATSNGWAADGSLTVRDGRLVIPLLAENKRKLKGFVHDESASGQTVYIEPEEVFVLNNRIRDLEFERRREIVKILTALTTELRPYVPLLLSYHGLLTKLDFVRAKALFAIDIEAEMPQVVNEARVKLYNARHPLLFLNFKAEKKTVVPLNMQIDEGTRIIVVSGPNAGGKSVCMKTVGLLQMMVQAGLLIPADEASVVGVFKQLFVDIGDDQSIESDLSTYSAHLSKMKNFVEQANGKTLILIDEFGTGTDPQFGGPIAEAVLESLNQKKVKGMVTTHYSNLKIFASNTEGIENASMLFNNIEMRPLYQLEIGKPGSSYAFEIAQKIGLPQNVLNLAKNKISEGQKKVDTLLVDLEREKRSIFDTKQKLDKQQRKVNELLAENEKLKRYLEENQRSLIREAKDQAKNIILNANKLVENTISEIKSSNADKEKTRQLRENLNVELKKNTVKVETPKPAAPADEELKPGDWVKLTDSETTGQVIEIIKENVVIAIGDLRTVAKKKRVIKVSKSSVPKEIRRNFSAQTNDMASFSPEIDVRGQRTEDALHAIEKLFDRALMMGFNNLKIIHGKGDGILRKMIRQYLKKYEQVDRMEDEHADRGGDGITYVYLK; translated from the coding sequence ATGCTTTACCCCCAAAATAGTGTAGATAAGCTGGGTTTTACCGAAATAAAAGAACTGATAAAAGCGCATTGCCTGAGCGAAATGGGTCAACAAATGGTTGACAAGATCCAGGTGATGAGCAATTACGACCAGATCCATAAATTCCTGAACCAGGCAAACGAGTTTAAGAATATCCTGGTTAATGATGAGGCCCTGCCCATCCAGCATTTTTTCGATATAAAGTCCCTTGCCAATAAAGCCCGTATAGAGGGCGTTTTTTTAAGCGAAGAAGAATTTTACCAGGTACAGGCTTCGCTGAATACAGTCTTTGCCGTTATAGCGTACTTTAACGAACGTGAAGGTTTGTACCCAAATCTTGAAGCCCTTTTTGAGCACCTGCCTATTGAAAAGGCTATCCTTAAAAAGATAGACGCCGTGATTGATCAAAAAGGCAAGATTAGGCCCAATGCATCGCGCGAGCTGATGGAAATAACCACAGGCATTGCCAAAGCCGAGCAGGAAGCCCGTAAAAAGATTGATATGGTTTTTAAAAATGCCACATCAAACGGCTGGGCTGCCGATGGTTCATTAACTGTACGTGATGGCAGGCTGGTGATCCCGCTACTGGCCGAAAACAAACGCAAGCTGAAAGGCTTTGTGCATGACGAGTCAGCCTCGGGGCAAACGGTGTACATTGAGCCCGAAGAGGTTTTTGTACTCAACAACCGCATCCGGGACCTGGAGTTTGAACGCCGCCGCGAGATAGTAAAAATCCTGACCGCCCTAACTACCGAATTAAGGCCGTATGTCCCCCTGCTACTCTCCTATCACGGCCTGTTAACCAAACTTGATTTTGTACGCGCCAAAGCGTTGTTTGCCATTGACATTGAAGCCGAAATGCCGCAGGTAGTCAACGAAGCCAGGGTTAAGCTGTATAATGCACGTCACCCCTTGCTGTTCCTGAATTTTAAGGCCGAAAAGAAAACGGTTGTTCCGCTCAATATGCAGATAGACGAAGGTACCCGCATCATCGTAGTATCCGGTCCCAACGCGGGCGGTAAATCTGTTTGTATGAAAACCGTTGGCCTGTTGCAAATGATGGTGCAGGCCGGTTTACTGATCCCCGCCGATGAAGCCAGCGTTGTGGGTGTATTTAAGCAGCTTTTTGTTGATATCGGTGATGACCAGTCGATAGAAAGTGATTTGAGTACGTACAGTGCGCACCTATCCAAAATGAAAAACTTTGTGGAGCAGGCCAACGGCAAAACCCTTATCCTGATAGATGAGTTTGGTACCGGTACCGATCCGCAATTTGGCGGCCCGATTGCCGAAGCCGTGCTCGAATCGCTTAATCAAAAAAAGGTTAAAGGTATGGTAACCACCCACTATTCCAACCTTAAAATATTCGCCAGCAATACCGAGGGTATCGAGAATGCATCGATGCTTTTCAATAACATTGAGATGAGGCCACTTTACCAATTGGAGATTGGCAAGCCCGGCAGCTCATATGCTTTTGAGATCGCACAGAAAATAGGCTTACCACAAAACGTGCTTAACCTCGCCAAAAACAAAATAAGCGAGGGGCAAAAAAAGGTTGATACCCTGTTAGTTGACCTGGAGCGCGAAAAACGTTCTATTTTTGACACCAAACAAAAACTGGATAAGCAGCAGCGCAAGGTAAATGAGCTCCTGGCCGAAAACGAGAAACTGAAAAGATATCTCGAAGAAAACCAACGTTCCCTCATCAGGGAAGCTAAAGACCAGGCTAAGAATATTATCCTGAACGCCAACAAGCTGGTTGAAAACACCATATCCGAAATTAAGAGCAGCAACGCTGATAAGGAGAAAACCCGCCAGCTGCGCGAAAACCTAAATGTTGAACTTAAAAAAAACACAGTCAAAGTAGAGACACCGAAGCCTGCTGCGCCTGCTGATGAGGAACTAAAACCGGGCGACTGGGTGAAACTCACCGACTCGGAAACCACGGGCCAGGTGATAGAGATCATTAAAGAAAATGTGGTGATTGCCATAGGCGATTTGCGTACGGTTGCAAAAAAGAAACGGGTGATCAAGGTTTCCAAATCATCGGTCCCTAAAGAGATCAGGCGTAATTTCAGTGCACAAACCAATGATATGGCCAGCTTTAGTCCGGAGATTGATGTGCGGGGCCAACGTACCGAAGATGCGCTGCATGCCATTGAAAAACTGTTTGACCGTGCCCTGATGATGGGCTTTAACAACCTCAAGATCATTCATGGTAAAGGCGATGGCATTTTACGTAAAATGATCAGGCAGTACCTCAAAAAGTATGAACAGGTTGACCGTATGGAAGATGAGCATGCCGACCGTGGCGGAGATGGAATAACTTATGTATATTTGAAGTAA
- a CDS encoding VOC family protein encodes MSLKSIAPMLYTRQVRESVDFYINNLGFTCIGYDEDWGWATVSRDDIEIMLALPVDNASFTVPKFTGSFYIRTDKVDLLWSELKDRAVICYPIEDFNYGMREFGVFDYNGYLLQFGMPIE; translated from the coding sequence ATGTCTTTAAAATCTATTGCGCCCATGTTATACACCCGGCAGGTACGGGAAAGTGTTGATTTTTATATTAATAACCTTGGTTTTACCTGTATTGGCTATGATGAGGACTGGGGCTGGGCTACGGTAAGCCGTGATGATATTGAGATCATGCTGGCTTTGCCTGTTGATAATGCATCGTTCACCGTACCCAAATTTACCGGCTCTTTCTATATCCGTACCGATAAAGTTGATCTTTTGTGGAGCGAACTGAAAGACAGGGCGGTGATTTGTTACCCCATTGAAGATTTCAATTACGGCATGCGCGAGTTTGGTGTTTTTGATTATAATGGTTACCTGCTGCAGTTTGGGATGCCCATTGAATGA
- a CDS encoding SGNH/GDSL hydrolase family protein, giving the protein MRKLYFLVLFIAFTGSITSCAAQNIILKSKDQRIRYTGRINQTDEAAELYWTGSSLKINFDGTGASALMQDERGENYYTIIVDGKVINTIHPDNTKQTYTLAENLPTGKHTLELFKRTEWDKGKTFFYQFTLAKDATALPPPEAKKRKIEFFGNSITCGYADEDTTGQDRGSAPYENGYLSYAALTARHFDAQYVCTSKSGIGITVSWFPLIMPEMYNRLDPTDPTSTWNFKKYTPDVVVINLFQNDSWIVNQPNNPQFKERFGSKAPEPEQIIKTYKEFVKNIRKVYPKAQIICALGSMDATRAGSPWPGYIEKAVAALNDKQIYTHFIPYKNTPGHPSIKEQQAMADDLIAFMEKTVKW; this is encoded by the coding sequence ATGCGCAAATTATATTTTCTTGTACTTTTCATTGCATTTACCGGTTCAATAACAAGCTGTGCCGCTCAAAATATTATTTTAAAGAGCAAAGATCAGCGCATCCGTTACACCGGGCGGATCAATCAAACCGATGAAGCTGCCGAACTATACTGGACGGGCTCATCCTTAAAAATCAACTTTGACGGAACAGGGGCCTCGGCCCTGATGCAGGACGAACGCGGTGAAAATTACTATACTATCATAGTTGATGGTAAGGTGATCAATACCATTCACCCGGATAATACCAAACAAACTTATACCCTTGCCGAAAACCTGCCCACCGGTAAGCACACGCTTGAGCTGTTTAAACGTACCGAATGGGACAAGGGCAAAACCTTTTTCTACCAGTTTACCTTGGCTAAAGATGCCACCGCCCTTCCCCCACCGGAGGCCAAAAAACGTAAGATCGAATTTTTTGGCAATTCTATTACCTGCGGTTATGCCGATGAAGACACCACCGGGCAGGACCGCGGCAGCGCCCCTTATGAAAACGGTTACCTGAGCTATGCTGCCCTGACAGCCCGTCATTTTGATGCACAGTATGTTTGTACGTCAAAAAGCGGCATTGGCATCACGGTGAGCTGGTTCCCGCTCATTATGCCCGAAATGTATAACCGCCTTGATCCAACAGACCCAACAAGCACCTGGAATTTCAAAAAGTATACGCCTGATGTGGTAGTGATCAACCTGTTTCAAAATGATTCGTGGATTGTAAACCAACCCAACAACCCACAGTTTAAAGAGCGTTTTGGCAGTAAAGCCCCCGAGCCTGAGCAGATCATTAAAACGTATAAAGAGTTTGTGAAAAATATCCGCAAGGTGTATCCAAAAGCGCAGATCATTTGTGCGCTGGGCAGTATGGATGCAACCAGGGCAGGTTCGCCATGGCCGGGATATATTGAAAAGGCAGTTGCAGCCTTAAACGATAAACAAATTTATACTCATTTTATTCCGTACAAAAATACGCCCGGTCACCCGAGTATTAAAGAGCAGCAAGCCATGGCCGATGATTTGATTGCTTTTATGGAGAAGACTGTTAAATGGTAG
- a CDS encoding CoA transferase subunit A, with translation MNKVVSGAEEAIRDVTDGMTLMLGGFGLCGLPENCIAALVKKGVKQLTCISNNAGVDDFGIGLLLKQRQVKKMISSYVGENAEFERQLLSGELEVELIPQGTLATRCMAAGYGMPAIFTPAGIGTEVAEGKEVRNFNGKDYLMEMAFNADFAIVKAWKGDTMGNLVYRSTARNFNPVMAMAGKITIAEVEELVQPGELDPDHIHTPGIYVHRIFKGDHYEKRIEHATVRSKEQQ, from the coding sequence ATGAATAAAGTAGTTAGTGGTGCCGAGGAGGCCATCCGCGACGTTACCGACGGCATGACCCTCATGCTGGGTGGTTTCGGTTTATGCGGATTGCCCGAAAATTGTATTGCTGCACTGGTAAAAAAGGGAGTTAAACAGCTTACCTGTATCTCCAACAATGCCGGGGTTGATGATTTTGGGATAGGTTTGTTGCTGAAGCAGCGCCAGGTAAAAAAAATGATCTCATCGTACGTGGGTGAAAACGCCGAATTTGAACGCCAGCTGCTAAGCGGCGAACTGGAAGTTGAGCTTATTCCACAAGGTACGTTAGCCACCCGCTGTATGGCAGCCGGTTACGGCATGCCGGCTATATTCACCCCCGCAGGTATTGGCACCGAAGTAGCCGAGGGGAAGGAAGTACGCAATTTTAACGGTAAAGATTATTTAATGGAGATGGCCTTTAATGCCGATTTCGCCATTGTAAAAGCCTGGAAAGGCGATACCATGGGTAACCTGGTTTACCGTTCAACCGCCCGTAATTTCAACCCTGTGATGGCCATGGCCGGTAAAATTACCATTGCCGAAGTAGAGGAACTTGTGCAACCCGGCGAATTAGATCCGGATCATATCCATACGCCGGGTATTTACGTGCACCGGATTTTTAAGGGTGATCATTACGAGAAAAGGATAGAGCACGCAACGGTAAGGAGTAAAGAACAGCAATAA
- a CDS encoding 3-oxoacid CoA-transferase subunit B — protein sequence MLDKQGIAKRIAKEIKDGYHVNLGIGIPTLVANYIPDTMDVVLQSENGLLGMGPFPFEGEEDPDTINAGKQTITMLPGSAIFDSAMSFGMIRAKKVNLTILGAMEVSENGDIANWKIPGKMVKGMGGAMDLVASAENIIVAMQHVNKAGESKLLPQCTLPLTGVHCVKKIVTELGVFDVLPEGGFRLIERAPGVSVEEIKQATAGKLIVEGDVPEIAV from the coding sequence ATGTTAGACAAACAAGGCATCGCAAAGCGAATTGCGAAAGAAATAAAAGACGGTTACCACGTTAACCTCGGCATTGGCATCCCTACGCTGGTAGCCAATTATATCCCCGATACCATGGATGTGGTATTACAGTCCGAAAATGGTTTATTGGGCATGGGCCCCTTTCCTTTTGAGGGAGAGGAAGACCCTGATACTATTAATGCAGGCAAACAAACCATTACCATGCTACCAGGCTCGGCTATATTCGATTCGGCTATGAGCTTTGGGATGATCCGCGCAAAAAAAGTAAACCTTACCATCCTTGGCGCTATGGAAGTATCCGAAAACGGCGACATCGCCAACTGGAAAATCCCCGGCAAAATGGTTAAAGGTATGGGCGGCGCTATGGACCTGGTGGCATCGGCCGAAAACATTATCGTAGCCATGCAGCATGTAAACAAAGCGGGCGAATCAAAGCTGCTCCCTCAATGCACCCTCCCCCTAACCGGGGTTCACTGCGTTAAAAAAATCGTGACCGAACTTGGTGTCTTTGACGTATTGCCCGAAGGCGGTTTCAGGCTCATTGAACGTGCGCCGGGGGTAAGTGTTGAAGAAATAAAACAGGCTACGGCAGGGAAGCTTATTGTTGAGGGGGATGTACCGGAGATAGCGGTTTAA
- a CDS encoding uridine kinase, with the protein MNKPYIIGIAGGSGSGKTFFLKSFLEHFTAEEVSLVSQDDYYIPVAHNMTKEENKLYNFDLPSTIDHEHFQQDISKLLNKEAILKQEYTFNNPDAIPKMIEIKPAPILMVEGLFILHFKDIAELLDLKIFIDADEDIALQRRLKRDLIERGYSHDDAMYKWINHVVPAYKEYLLPYKDECDRVITNNTHVAEDIMVITEEISADLRKKLF; encoded by the coding sequence ATGAATAAACCTTATATTATTGGAATTGCCGGCGGTAGCGGATCGGGCAAAACCTTTTTTTTGAAGTCCTTTTTAGAACATTTTACTGCCGAGGAGGTAAGCCTCGTATCGCAGGATGACTATTACATCCCGGTAGCACATAACATGACCAAAGAGGAGAACAAGTTGTACAACTTCGATCTTCCTTCAACTATTGATCATGAACATTTTCAGCAGGATATCAGCAAGCTTTTAAATAAGGAAGCTATCCTGAAACAGGAGTATACTTTTAACAATCCCGATGCTATCCCTAAAATGATAGAGATCAAACCGGCGCCCATTTTAATGGTGGAAGGCTTGTTCATCCTGCATTTTAAAGATATTGCCGAACTGCTCGATCTGAAGATTTTTATTGACGCCGATGAGGATATAGCCTTGCAACGCCGCCTTAAACGCGACCTGATAGAACGCGGCTATTCGCACGACGATGCGATGTACAAATGGATCAACCACGTAGTGCCTGCCTACAAAGAATACCTGTTACCCTACAAAGATGAATGCGACCGCGTGATCACAAACAACACCCATGTTGCCGAAGATATTATGGTGATAACTGAAGAGATCTCGGCCGATTTGAGAAAGAAGCTTTTTTAA